In Paenibacillus xylanilyticus, the genomic window CCGATCTTATCCACAAATCCAAAACCGACAATCGCAATCCCCGGGTCTATTCCCAAAAAACGCAAAACCATCTCTCCCTTACAATAAAGCGAACATATGTATCGTTCATTTCATTATAACAAAAGATAGACCCTGCGACAGGAAAAACTTTGTCTAATCTCAGGAGTGCATGGTTCGGCATCATACTTGCTTTTCTGCACGAATGCTTGTACTTGTCGACTCGTTATTTCTACGACAAAAAGGACATCTCTCGATGTCCGATGATTGACTTCTCGGTATGACCACTTTGGATGCTATCCATTCATCCGCCATTTCGAAGCTCTTCTTTATGTGGTCCATCAATGGCATAATCACTAAAAGTCGAAATCACGCTATTATATTCATCCTTGTCTTGTACACGGATACCTTGCTGTAGCTGCTCCAGTACTCCCTCAGGCAGAGAACTCTCCAACGATCCGACGTCCATTTGAAAAAAAGTGCGAATTACTTTTTCTTCTGCAGGTCGACCTTCGTAAAGATTAAGATTACCCACCGCATCCACGCTGATATATGCCTGTTTCTTGCAGAGCGGAGATAGATCATCCACTTGTTTCTTAATTTGCAATGTATCTGCAGACACTACCTCAGCCTCCCACTCCGGATGCTGTTGAAGTAATACTTTTAATTGAGGTATGGCCATTTTCCCCAATTGTTCCGTTTCAATTCCGCAGATATAATGCGTCTCCATGACCACAGAAGTTAAACGATCCGTCTCGGGTCTAAGTTGCCCCAATATGCTTTGTACCTCTTCTTCGGAACGTTCTTCTGTGACTGGAGCCATGGCTGTAGCGGCCTCACTGAAGTTAGTGGTTAACAGCCGCTCAATATGAGATGAAATCGACAACCCGCTGTATGCCAGGATCGTAATAGCCACCAATGAAGCAGCCATCCATGCAGTACGTTTCCAACGCCGCCATCGTCTTTTAAACTGTTTTCTGAATTTAAACGTGTTCACATGAACCCCTTCTATCACTTTTTTAAACCTAGTGTGACCGAAAGGATTATGCTTTATGCAAAATTAACCCAATGTGAAAAGGCAAAGTACTTTCCTCATTATTTTAGAAGACATAAAAGTGGACTATCTATAGTAAGATAGTCCACTTCTTAAGATCGGGATGACACGATTTGAACATGCGACCCCCTGGTCCCAAACCAGGTGCTCTACCAAGCTGAGCTACATCC contains:
- a CDS encoding BofC C-terminal domain-containing protein codes for the protein MNTFKFRKQFKRRWRRWKRTAWMAASLVAITILAYSGLSISSHIERLLTTNFSEAATAMAPVTEERSEEEVQSILGQLRPETDRLTSVVMETHYICGIETEQLGKMAIPQLKVLLQQHPEWEAEVVSADTLQIKKQVDDLSPLCKKQAYISVDAVGNLNLYEGRPAEEKVIRTFFQMDVGSLESSLPEGVLEQLQQGIRVQDKDEYNSVISTFSDYAIDGPHKEELRNGG